A genomic stretch from Mycobacterium paraterrae includes:
- a CDS encoding undecaprenyl-diphosphate phosphatase, whose amino-acid sequence MSWLQVVVLAVVQGLTEFLPVSSSGHLAIVSRVFFADDAGASFTAVTQLGTEAAVLVYFARDIARILVAWFKGLANSAHRDVDYRLGWCVIIGTIPICVLGLLFKDQIRSGVRNLWVIAAALVVFSAVIALAERVGRQRRNVEQLTWRDAVVVGVAQTLALVPGVSRSGSTISAGLFLGLERELSARFGFLLAIPAVFASGLFSIPDAFHPVLEGMSATGPQLVVAMVIAFVVGLAAVAWFLRFLLRHSMYWFVGYRVVVGAAVMILLATGAVSAT is encoded by the coding sequence ATGTCGTGGTTGCAGGTTGTCGTGTTGGCCGTCGTCCAGGGTCTCACCGAGTTCCTGCCGGTGTCATCCTCGGGGCACCTGGCGATCGTGTCCCGGGTTTTCTTCGCCGACGATGCGGGCGCATCGTTCACCGCCGTCACTCAATTGGGCACGGAGGCAGCGGTTTTGGTGTACTTCGCCCGCGACATCGCGCGGATTCTGGTGGCGTGGTTCAAGGGCCTGGCGAACTCGGCTCACCGCGACGTCGATTACCGGCTGGGCTGGTGCGTGATCATCGGCACCATTCCGATCTGCGTGCTCGGGCTGTTGTTCAAAGACCAAATCCGCTCGGGTGTGCGCAACCTGTGGGTGATCGCGGCAGCGTTGGTCGTTTTTTCGGCGGTGATCGCCCTGGCCGAGCGTGTCGGGCGGCAACGCCGCAACGTCGAGCAACTGACGTGGCGCGACGCCGTGGTGGTGGGCGTCGCCCAGACGCTGGCGTTGGTTCCTGGAGTGTCGAGGTCAGGGTCGACGATCAGTGCGGGTCTGTTCCTTGGCCTGGAACGTGAATTGTCCGCCCGGTTCGGCTTCCTGCTGGCGATTCCGGCAGTGTTCGCCTCGGGGCTCTTCTCGATACCGGATGCATTCCATCCAGTGCTGGAGGGCATGAGCGCGACCGGCCCACAACTGGTCGTCGCCATGGTGATCGCATTCGTGGTCGGTTTGGCCGCGGTGGCGTGGTTCTTGCGATTCCTGTTGCGCCACAGCATGTATTGGTTCGTCGGCTATCGCGTGGTGGTCGGCGCAGCGGTGATGATCCTGTTGGCAACCGGGGCGGTGAGCGCGACGTGA
- a CDS encoding YncE family protein, which translates to MGLVCLLIASTGCSKKSFDDIPAAVSPAQAAQSPPLTGAPAGVVRPLGGRAQAAVYDHRTAQLVILTAGTPSSLLMMGSQQTGSRVIPLSGPATGLAGDGDGTAYVSTRGGYFAVDLSVGHATLVSVRDAEHADFTAITRRADGTVVLGTADGELFSLRPGATEAARTTIHAHVDSLAAQGNTVAVLDRGQTSVVTVGADGRIGQSLRAGQGATTMVADPAGRLLVADTRGGQLLVFGVDPLILRQAYPVADAPYGVAGSRGLAWVSQTSANTVIGYDLSTGIPLEKVRYPSVRQPNALAFDDAAGTLYVASGVGEGVQIIEHAATGTR; encoded by the coding sequence ATGGGCCTGGTGTGTTTGCTCATCGCTTCAACCGGGTGTTCGAAGAAGTCTTTCGACGACATTCCCGCCGCGGTCTCCCCGGCGCAGGCAGCGCAGTCTCCCCCGCTCACCGGGGCTCCCGCAGGGGTGGTCCGCCCCTTGGGCGGGCGAGCGCAGGCCGCGGTGTACGACCACCGGACCGCCCAGTTGGTGATACTCACCGCGGGCACCCCGTCGAGCCTGCTGATGATGGGCTCTCAGCAAACTGGATCGCGGGTGATACCGCTATCCGGGCCGGCGACCGGGCTGGCCGGCGACGGTGACGGCACGGCCTACGTGTCGACGCGTGGCGGCTACTTCGCGGTCGACTTGTCCGTCGGACACGCCACGCTGGTGAGCGTCCGTGACGCCGAGCACGCCGACTTCACCGCGATTACCCGTCGCGCGGATGGCACGGTGGTGTTGGGCACCGCAGACGGGGAGCTATTCAGCCTCCGGCCGGGCGCGACGGAAGCCGCCCGCACCACGATCCACGCGCACGTCGATTCGCTTGCTGCGCAAGGGAATACCGTCGCCGTCCTAGACCGTGGGCAGACCTCGGTCGTGACCGTCGGCGCCGACGGCCGAATCGGGCAATCACTGAGGGCTGGTCAGGGCGCGACCACGATGGTCGCCGATCCTGCAGGCCGGTTGCTGGTGGCCGATACCCGAGGCGGTCAGCTATTGGTGTTCGGGGTCGACCCGCTGATTCTGCGCCAGGCATACCCGGTCGCCGACGCCCCGTACGGCGTCGCTGGCTCGCGCGGGCTGGCGTGGGTGTCGCAGACTTCGGCGAATACTGTCATTGGTTACGATCTGTCAACCGGAATACCACTGGAGAAGGTACGGTACCCATCCGTGCGGCAACCCAACGCGCTGGCCTTCGACGATGCCGCGGGCACGTTATACGTCGCCTCGGGCGTCGGTGAGGGTGTCCAGATCATCGAGCACGCGGCAACGGGCACCCGATGA
- a CDS encoding DUF5703 family protein — MTAARHGRMPVEWNTDLSDEYEWAPLRLPPEVTRLSASTRLSIEAEYRGWELTRVRLYNDGSRRVLLRRKKSRIDNRPDQPDL, encoded by the coding sequence ATGACCGCGGCCAGACACGGCCGGATGCCGGTGGAGTGGAACACCGATCTGTCCGACGAATACGAATGGGCGCCGTTGCGTCTGCCGCCGGAGGTGACCCGGCTCAGCGCCTCCACCCGGTTGTCCATCGAAGCAGAGTATCGCGGCTGGGAGCTGACCCGGGTGCGCCTCTACAACGACGGAAGTAGGCGAGTCTTGCTGCGCCGCAAGAAGTCTCGCATCGACAATCGGCCCGACCAGCCCGACCTGTAA
- a CDS encoding quinone-dependent dihydroorotate dehydrogenase yields MDSDTSAYAALRRLLFLVPAERIHRIVFAGLRGATAAAPVRRQLGRRLAPMDPVLASTVFGVNFPGPLGLAAGFDKDGTGLNVWGALGFGYAEVGTVTAHAQPGNPSPRLFRLPDDRALLNRMGFNNDGAAALAKRLAGHRSDVPIGVNIGKTKLTAVEDAADDYRASARLVGPYADYLVVNVSSPNTPGLRDLQAVESLRDILTGVQAETSTPVLVKISPDLADHDIDEIADLAVDLKLAGIVATNTTVSRAGLRTPGVERLGSGGISGPPLRARAGEVLRRLYGRVGGRLTLISVGGIETVDDAWDRITAGASLLQGYTGFVYGGGLWAKHIHDGLAVRLRDGGFASLSDAVGSG; encoded by the coding sequence GTGGATTCCGACACATCGGCATACGCAGCACTGCGTCGCCTACTGTTCCTGGTACCCGCGGAACGCATTCATCGCATCGTGTTCGCCGGGCTGCGCGGCGCCACCGCCGCGGCGCCCGTTCGGCGACAATTGGGACGCAGACTGGCACCGATGGACCCGGTGCTGGCCAGCACGGTGTTCGGCGTGAATTTCCCCGGGCCGCTGGGTCTGGCCGCCGGCTTCGACAAGGACGGCACCGGCCTCAATGTCTGGGGCGCATTGGGTTTCGGCTACGCAGAAGTCGGCACCGTCACCGCTCACGCTCAGCCGGGAAACCCGTCGCCTCGGCTGTTCCGACTGCCAGACGATCGCGCGCTGCTCAACCGGATGGGGTTTAACAACGACGGCGCTGCCGCACTTGCCAAGCGGCTGGCCGGCCATCGTTCCGATGTGCCGATCGGCGTGAACATCGGCAAGACCAAGCTGACCGCGGTCGAGGACGCCGCCGACGATTACCGGGCCAGCGCCCGCCTGGTCGGACCGTACGCCGACTACCTAGTGGTCAACGTCAGCTCGCCAAACACACCCGGGCTGCGAGACCTCCAGGCCGTCGAATCCCTGCGCGACATCCTGACCGGTGTGCAGGCGGAGACGTCGACGCCAGTCCTGGTCAAGATCTCACCTGACCTAGCCGACCACGATATCGACGAGATCGCTGATCTGGCAGTCGATCTCAAGTTGGCCGGCATCGTCGCCACCAATACCACCGTGTCGCGGGCCGGCCTGCGCACGCCCGGTGTCGAGCGGCTCGGCAGCGGCGGCATCTCCGGTCCGCCGCTGCGCGCCCGCGCCGGCGAGGTGCTGCGGCGGCTGTACGGTCGGGTCGGCGGCCGGCTGACGCTGATCAGCGTCGGCGGCATCGAAACCGTCGACGACGCCTGGGACCGGATCACCGCCGGAGCCTCACTGCTGCAGGGCTACACCGGCTTCGTCTACGGCGGCGGCTTGTGGGCCAAGCACATTCACGACGGCCTGGCCGTTCGGCTGCGCGACGGTGGTTTCGCGTCGCTGAGCGACGCGGTGGGCTCCGGCTAA
- a CDS encoding YbhB/YbcL family Raf kinase inhibitor-like protein: MTTAPDPYAALPPLPSFHLESESFADGEVLANPHVSGIMGAGGDDVSPQLSWSGFPEGTKSFAVTVYDPDAPTASGFWHWAVANLPASVTELPAGAGDGSDLPGDALTLVNDAGQRRYIGAAPPAGHGPHRYYVAVHAVDVDKLDLPEDASPAYLGFNLFQHAIARAVIHATYEQE, encoded by the coding sequence ATGACCACAGCACCCGACCCGTACGCCGCACTACCGCCGTTGCCGTCGTTTCACTTGGAGTCGGAATCGTTCGCCGATGGGGAGGTGCTGGCGAACCCACACGTCAGCGGCATCATGGGCGCCGGCGGTGACGACGTCAGCCCGCAGCTGTCCTGGTCGGGATTCCCCGAGGGCACAAAGAGTTTCGCCGTGACGGTCTACGATCCGGACGCGCCGACGGCGTCCGGCTTCTGGCACTGGGCGGTGGCCAACCTGCCTGCTTCGGTCACCGAGCTTCCGGCCGGCGCGGGTGACGGCAGCGACCTGCCCGGCGACGCCCTGACGCTCGTCAACGACGCGGGGCAGCGTCGCTACATCGGTGCGGCGCCCCCTGCCGGTCACGGGCCGCACCGCTACTACGTCGCCGTGCACGCCGTCGACGTCGACAAGCTTGACCTACCGGAGGACGCCAGCCCGGCCTATTTGGGCTTCAATCTGTTCCAGCATGCGATCGCGCGAGCGGTGATCCACGCGACCTACGAGCAGGAGTAA
- a CDS encoding M20/M25/M40 family metallo-hydrolase, whose translation MDDVVDVVSTLIRFDTTNTGDLATTKGEAECAHWVAEQLEEVGYQVEYLESGAPGRGNVFARLKGADSSRGALLIHGHLDVVPAEPAEWSVHPFSGAVENGYVWGRGAVDMKDMVGMMLVLARHFRRSGIVPPRDLVFAFVADEENGGKWGSQWLVDNRPDLFEGITEAVGEVGGFSLTVPRRDGGERRLYLVETAEKSMHWMRLTAHGRPGHGSMVHDRNAVTTLAEAVAKLGRHVFPVVPTDSVTQFLTAVGEETGLTFDTDSPDVDGAVEKLGPIARIVKATLRDTANPTMLNAGYKTNVVPATAEAIVDCRILPGRLAAFESEVDELIGPDVTREWVTSLPSYETTFDGALVDAMNAALLSVDPDARTVPYMLSGGTDAKAFERLGIRCFGFAPLRLPPDLDFAALFHGIDERVPVDALRFGTEVLAHFLLHC comes from the coding sequence ATGGACGACGTCGTGGACGTGGTCAGCACGCTGATCCGCTTCGACACGACCAACACCGGTGACCTCGCCACCACCAAGGGCGAAGCCGAGTGTGCCCACTGGGTCGCCGAGCAACTCGAGGAGGTCGGCTATCAGGTCGAGTACCTGGAGTCCGGCGCCCCGGGCCGGGGCAATGTCTTCGCTCGCCTGAAGGGCGCCGACAGCTCACGCGGCGCGCTGCTGATCCACGGACATCTCGACGTGGTGCCCGCGGAGCCGGCCGAATGGAGTGTGCATCCGTTCTCCGGCGCCGTCGAGAATGGCTACGTCTGGGGCCGAGGCGCGGTCGACATGAAGGACATGGTCGGCATGATGCTGGTCTTGGCCCGCCATTTCCGCCGCTCCGGCATCGTCCCGCCGCGCGATCTGGTGTTTGCGTTCGTCGCCGACGAGGAGAACGGCGGCAAGTGGGGGTCGCAATGGCTGGTCGACAATCGGCCCGACCTGTTCGAGGGCATCACCGAGGCGGTCGGCGAGGTCGGCGGCTTCTCGCTGACCGTGCCGCGGCGCGACGGCGGCGAGCGACGGCTGTACCTGGTCGAGACAGCCGAGAAGAGCATGCACTGGATGCGGCTGACCGCACACGGTCGACCGGGCCACGGCTCGATGGTGCACGACCGCAACGCGGTCACCACGCTCGCCGAGGCGGTGGCAAAGCTCGGGCGCCACGTCTTTCCGGTGGTGCCGACCGACAGCGTCACGCAGTTCCTGACCGCCGTCGGTGAAGAAACCGGATTGACCTTCGACACCGACTCGCCCGACGTGGATGGCGCGGTGGAGAAACTCGGCCCGATCGCGCGAATCGTGAAGGCCACGTTACGTGATACCGCCAACCCGACCATGCTCAATGCCGGATACAAGACCAACGTGGTGCCGGCCACCGCCGAAGCGATCGTTGACTGCCGAATCCTGCCCGGCCGCCTCGCCGCGTTCGAGTCCGAGGTCGACGAGCTGATCGGACCCGACGTCACGCGCGAATGGGTCACCAGCCTGCCGTCGTATGAAACGACGTTCGACGGTGCCCTGGTCGACGCGATGAACGCGGCATTGCTGTCCGTCGACCCCGACGCGCGGACGGTGCCGTACATGCTTTCCGGCGGGACGGACGCGAAAGCGTTCGAGCGCTTGGGTATTCGCTGCTTCGGCTTCGCCCCGCTGCGCCTGCCACCCGACCTCGATTTCGCCGCGCTGTTCCACGGCATCGACGAACGGGTACCTGTGGACGCGTTGAGGTTTGGCACCGAGGTGCTCGCCCACTTTCTGTTGCACTGTTAG
- a CDS encoding recombinase family protein — MSLRFAFYGRVSTEDAQDPEASRSWQKRRAMDLITPHGGFIAADYFDVGQSRSLPWKRRPEASRLLADVACRDRSFDAVVIGEPARAFYGPQFALTFPVLTHYGVGLWVPEVGGAVDPGSEAHDLVMTLFGGMSKGERARIQMRVRTAMSALAQDTARYLGGRPPYGYRLVDAGPHPNPAKANLGQRLHRLEPDPATSSVVERIYRMYADGAGLRYIAQLLTDDGVPSPSQYDPARNRHRDPRGWSHSAIRAILDNPAYRGIRVWGKQEKYEVLVNPDDVAAGYETRMRWRDEADWIAPERRTHEALIRDELAQAVRLRMQARRGPGLVCSRESTVPYALRGLLFCAACGRRMQGAARVGKRTTRILYRCELGKSRSVPADLSDHPRTVYLREDEVTARLDEWIATLADPADLARGQDADPVAGAGYAALQRQLSEANAKVAALVTAVESGVAVEDLTVALRRRTAERDELKVRLEQAERPRVMTAAQISELVEELGGLSAVLGEATGAERAQVYASLGLRLDYDPHLQRVTATADLSRVAGRVRGGT; from the coding sequence GTGAGCCTGAGGTTCGCCTTCTATGGCCGAGTGAGCACGGAGGACGCTCAAGACCCGGAGGCGAGCCGCAGCTGGCAGAAGCGGCGTGCCATGGACCTGATCACTCCGCACGGCGGATTCATCGCCGCCGACTACTTCGATGTGGGACAGAGCCGTTCACTGCCGTGGAAGCGCAGGCCAGAGGCGTCACGTCTGCTTGCTGATGTCGCTTGTCGGGACCGTAGCTTTGATGCCGTAGTGATTGGGGAACCCGCCCGTGCGTTCTACGGGCCGCAGTTCGCGCTCACCTTCCCTGTCCTCACGCACTACGGAGTTGGCCTGTGGGTACCCGAGGTCGGCGGAGCGGTCGATCCCGGCTCCGAGGCACACGACCTGGTGATGACTCTGTTCGGCGGCATGAGCAAGGGAGAGCGCGCTCGAATCCAAATGCGCGTCCGTACGGCGATGTCAGCACTCGCGCAGGACACCGCCAGATATCTCGGTGGTCGACCACCCTACGGTTACCGGCTCGTCGATGCCGGCCCGCATCCAAACCCTGCCAAGGCCAATCTTGGGCAGCGGCTTCACCGCCTCGAACCCGACCCCGCGACATCTTCGGTCGTCGAGCGGATCTACCGCATGTACGCCGACGGAGCGGGCCTGCGCTATATCGCGCAACTGCTCACCGACGATGGTGTACCGTCACCGAGCCAGTACGACCCGGCACGGAATCGGCATCGTGACCCACGAGGATGGTCCCATTCGGCGATCCGCGCGATACTCGACAACCCGGCGTACCGCGGTATCCGTGTTTGGGGCAAGCAGGAGAAATACGAGGTTCTGGTCAACCCCGATGATGTCGCTGCGGGGTATGAGACTCGTATGCGGTGGCGTGATGAGGCCGACTGGATCGCACCAGAACGCCGCACGCATGAAGCGCTGATCCGTGACGAACTAGCGCAGGCTGTCCGTCTTCGGATGCAGGCGCGGCGGGGTCCCGGTCTTGTTTGCAGCAGAGAGTCAACAGTGCCATATGCACTGCGTGGGCTGCTGTTCTGTGCCGCATGTGGACGGCGGATGCAGGGCGCTGCCCGCGTCGGGAAGCGAACAACACGCATCCTCTACCGTTGTGAGCTCGGTAAGTCGCGTTCGGTACCCGCGGACCTGAGTGATCACCCGCGCACCGTCTACCTCCGTGAAGATGAGGTGACTGCGCGACTTGACGAATGGATCGCCACCCTGGCCGATCCGGCCGACTTGGCACGCGGGCAAGACGCGGACCCGGTAGCAGGGGCTGGCTACGCGGCCTTGCAGCGCCAGCTCAGCGAGGCGAATGCGAAGGTTGCTGCTCTGGTTACCGCCGTGGAGTCTGGTGTGGCCGTTGAGGATTTGACTGTTGCATTGCGCCGCCGCACCGCCGAGCGCGACGAGCTGAAGGTCCGTCTTGAGCAAGCGGAGCGACCTCGCGTCATGACTGCCGCACAAATCAGCGAGTTGGTTGAGGAATTGGGCGGGCTGTCAGCAGTGCTTGGTGAGGCAACCGGGGCGGAACGCGCTCAGGTATACGCAAGCCTGGGCCTGCGCCTCGACTACGACCCGCATCTTCAGCGAGTCACGGCGACTGCCGACTTAAGTCGTGTCGCCGGACGTGTCCGAGGGGGGACTTGA
- a CDS encoding replication initiator: MTTATTAPTLVLPGVPGSIDTNAVVDQMVRRASSTGFESWWRRAESVGFCAHPIQLRGTDEIGRDRVVWTRCNNRRAQVCPSCSDLYARDTWQLVHAGTAGGHHNIPAAVADRPQVFVTLTAPSYGPVHAAARAGDKKQRVCRDHHHTGGYRRCPHGKPLWCSTTHGEGDIYAGQPICADCYDYTGHVLFTWHLPELWRRFTITLRRTLRRELRASGADPDAVQVSFIKVVELQARLIPHIHALIRLDPPDSDDSGGHDWHAPLAATELATIIQQAVRTVAVTVTDSSSNTATRVIRFGTQVDTQPIDNRHAGTDGSAVQEDSPHGGVLPGRRVARYLAKYVTKSLADVGISARRISTEAIADLDVCDHVRAILTAISQLADKGLAGVGRWLHTLGYRGHITSKSRRYSTTMTALRERRAAWTREQRLKSTAHQHDLGLDSTDGDDLVAWEFDRAGPTSLGDRTLIYSAAVQHIHTRRIGLIEVRGQARNQQWDPPGGSDG; this comes from the coding sequence GTGACTACTGCAACGACAGCCCCCACGCTGGTGTTGCCCGGGGTTCCCGGCTCGATCGACACCAATGCGGTGGTGGATCAGATGGTGCGCCGCGCGTCCTCGACGGGGTTCGAATCGTGGTGGCGGCGCGCGGAATCTGTTGGCTTCTGCGCCCACCCCATCCAACTCAGAGGTACCGACGAGATAGGCCGCGATCGGGTGGTGTGGACACGGTGCAACAACCGCCGCGCTCAGGTATGCCCATCGTGCTCAGACCTGTACGCCCGCGACACGTGGCAGCTCGTGCACGCTGGCACCGCCGGCGGCCACCACAACATCCCCGCAGCAGTGGCCGATCGTCCGCAGGTGTTCGTCACCCTCACCGCACCTAGCTACGGGCCTGTTCACGCCGCCGCGCGTGCAGGCGACAAGAAGCAGCGTGTGTGTCGCGACCACCACCACACTGGCGGCTACCGCCGTTGCCCGCATGGAAAACCACTGTGGTGCAGCACAACCCACGGCGAAGGTGATATCTATGCGGGACAGCCGATCTGCGCGGACTGCTACGACTACACCGGGCATGTCCTGTTCACATGGCACCTGCCCGAACTGTGGCGACGCTTCACCATCACCCTGCGACGCACACTGCGCCGAGAGCTACGCGCTTCGGGCGCCGACCCGGATGCGGTGCAGGTCAGCTTCATCAAAGTCGTCGAACTGCAAGCCCGGCTCATCCCGCACATTCATGCCCTGATCCGCCTCGACCCGCCCGACAGCGATGACTCTGGCGGTCATGACTGGCATGCGCCCCTTGCGGCAACCGAACTGGCCACCATCATCCAACAGGCCGTTCGAACCGTGGCCGTGACGGTCACCGACTCATCCTCAAATACAGCGACACGGGTGATCAGGTTCGGCACACAAGTCGACACCCAACCCATCGACAACCGGCACGCCGGCACGGACGGCTCTGCTGTGCAGGAGGATTCACCACACGGCGGGGTTCTTCCAGGCCGCCGCGTAGCTCGCTACCTCGCGAAATACGTCACCAAATCCTTAGCTGACGTCGGGATCAGCGCGCGACGCATCTCCACCGAGGCCATCGCTGACCTCGATGTCTGCGACCACGTTCGGGCGATCCTGACCGCCATCAGCCAACTCGCCGATAAGGGACTGGCCGGTGTCGGTCGGTGGCTGCACACCCTGGGCTACCGGGGCCACATCACCAGCAAATCCCGCCGCTATTCCACCACGATGACCGCGCTGCGCGAACGTCGCGCGGCCTGGACCCGTGAACAACGTTTAAAAAGCACTGCGCACCAACATGATCTCGGCCTCGACTCCACCGATGGCGATGATCTGGTGGCATGGGAATTCGATCGTGCCGGCCCCACCAGCCTCGGCGACCGGACCCTCATCTACTCCGCGGCCGTCCAACACATCCACACCCGCCGCATCGGACTGATCGAAGTCCGTGGCCAAGCCCGCAATCAACAATGGGATCCGCCAGGGGGAAGCGATGGCTGA
- a CDS encoding FtsK/SpoIIIE domain-containing protein, translating into MASNYKNSKNSQSNDDDWITDLILSLFKAAGYLLWWAVLFPAISIPIIASVAMAITHGSRAGLIIGIAFAAAYAGWAWLDPRSFHGWVTEPVRRRWLTWSRYTRTWQSVCTLHGLTATLGERTLVPTLQSVRIGKTTDVLALRVVTGHSLADWHKQSEALAAAWRADRIAIRATAPGELRITLMRGDVLADPIALPMPTTATAVDVGSVRVGITETRHWWHLPLLGHHLLVAGATGAGKGSVLWSLIAGLAPAVKTGQVRLCVIDPKGGMELGAGAPMFTVFTHDATGTTLYLLRQLVEVMHARANRLRGKTRMHTPTPTEPLFVVVIDEIAALTAYVTDRKVRSEIEQLLGLLLSQGRAVGISVVAAVQDPAKDTLPVRQLFTVRIGLRLTEATQTTMVLGQGARDAGADCDHIPDTTPGVGYMMIDGTAQPVRVRAFHVADHDIATLAARFRPPRAATRTNQSNSGRTDTARGQR; encoded by the coding sequence ATGGCATCAAACTACAAAAACAGCAAGAACTCTCAATCCAACGACGACGACTGGATCACCGACCTCATCCTCTCACTGTTCAAAGCGGCCGGGTATCTGCTGTGGTGGGCGGTCCTGTTCCCGGCCATCAGCATCCCGATCATCGCCAGCGTGGCGATGGCCATTACCCATGGCTCACGCGCGGGTCTGATCATCGGTATTGCTTTCGCTGCCGCGTATGCGGGCTGGGCGTGGCTGGACCCGCGATCGTTTCACGGATGGGTCACCGAGCCGGTGCGGCGGCGCTGGTTGACCTGGTCGCGCTACACCCGCACCTGGCAATCGGTGTGCACCCTGCACGGCCTGACCGCCACACTTGGCGAACGCACCTTGGTGCCGACCTTGCAGTCGGTGCGCATCGGCAAGACGACCGACGTCCTGGCGCTGCGAGTGGTCACCGGCCACTCCCTGGCTGATTGGCACAAGCAATCGGAGGCGCTAGCCGCCGCCTGGCGTGCCGACCGGATCGCCATCCGCGCGACCGCGCCCGGAGAGCTACGCATCACCCTGATGCGCGGCGACGTGCTGGCCGACCCGATTGCCCTGCCCATGCCCACGACGGCGACTGCGGTGGATGTGGGGTCGGTGCGGGTCGGGATCACCGAAACCCGCCACTGGTGGCACCTACCTCTGCTTGGCCACCACCTGCTCGTGGCTGGCGCGACCGGCGCGGGGAAAGGTTCAGTGTTGTGGTCACTGATCGCTGGCCTCGCCCCCGCCGTGAAAACCGGACAAGTGCGGCTCTGCGTCATCGACCCGAAAGGCGGCATGGAACTGGGCGCCGGAGCACCCATGTTCACGGTGTTCACCCACGACGCCACTGGCACCACCCTGTACCTGCTGCGGCAACTAGTGGAGGTGATGCACGCCCGCGCCAATCGGTTACGGGGCAAGACGCGCATGCACACCCCGACTCCGACTGAGCCGTTATTCGTGGTGGTGATCGATGAGATCGCCGCGCTGACTGCGTATGTGACCGACCGCAAGGTGCGCAGCGAAATTGAACAGCTGTTGGGCCTGCTGCTCTCCCAAGGCCGGGCCGTCGGCATTTCGGTGGTGGCAGCGGTGCAAGATCCGGCCAAAGACACCCTGCCGGTGCGGCAGCTGTTTACCGTGCGAATCGGGTTGCGGTTGACCGAAGCCACCCAAACCACCATGGTTTTGGGCCAGGGCGCCCGCGACGCGGGGGCCGACTGCGATCACATCCCCGACACCACTCCCGGTGTGGGCTACATGATGATCGATGGCACGGCCCAACCGGTGCGGGTACGGGCATTTCACGTCGCCGACCACGACATCGCCACTCTGGCAGCACGATTCCGGCCACCTCGTGCCGCGACCCGAACCAACCAGTCCAACAGCGGGCGCACCGACACCGCCCGGGGTCAACGGTGA
- a CDS encoding XRE family transcriptional regulator → MGDQDGDAEAATIPNDRLTQRLHAKGLSPQRFATAVGVDIKTVRRWLANIDYNVREDNARRAAKLLGCTPHNLWPNQYPAPTASALATTSLGGPFTATLYASRTQLPITAWQQHFAGATTGIDILVLAATFLFDTLDGFLDTLLDAAARGVAVRFLVGDPDTPTMILRGEEEGIGEAVIARCRTSVELLAPHAGTPGLDIRTHDTMLYTSIFRVDDAMIVNFHIYGSPGRNNPVLALSRHHEPRLWATLEQAFTQVWDHATPLTAKG, encoded by the coding sequence ATGGGCGATCAGGACGGCGACGCCGAGGCCGCCACGATCCCCAACGATCGCCTCACCCAACGGCTGCACGCCAAGGGACTCTCCCCACAGAGGTTCGCCACTGCGGTGGGCGTGGATATCAAGACGGTGCGCCGCTGGCTGGCCAACATCGACTACAACGTCCGCGAGGACAACGCCCGCCGCGCCGCTAAGCTGCTTGGCTGCACACCGCACAACCTGTGGCCCAACCAGTATCCTGCCCCTACCGCGAGCGCGCTGGCGACGACGTCGCTGGGTGGTCCGTTCACCGCGACGCTGTATGCCAGCCGCACCCAGTTACCGATCACTGCATGGCAGCAGCATTTCGCCGGCGCCACCACCGGCATCGACATCCTCGTCCTGGCGGCGACGTTCCTGTTCGACACCCTCGACGGATTCCTCGACACCCTGCTCGACGCCGCCGCCCGCGGCGTTGCGGTGCGGTTTCTCGTCGGTGACCCCGACACGCCCACCATGATCCTGCGCGGCGAGGAGGAAGGCATCGGCGAAGCCGTCATAGCCCGCTGCCGCACCTCCGTGGAACTACTCGCCCCGCATGCCGGCACACCGGGCCTGGACATTCGCACCCACGACACGATGCTGTACACGTCGATCTTTCGGGTGGATGACGCCATGATCGTCAACTTCCACATCTACGGCTCACCCGGGCGCAACAACCCGGTGCTGGCGCTGTCGCGCCACCACGAACCCCGGCTCTGGGCCACTCTCGAACAGGCCTTTACCCAGGTCTGGGACCACGCCACACCCCTGACCGCGAAAGGCTGA